The sequence below is a genomic window from Humulus lupulus chromosome 3, drHumLupu1.1, whole genome shotgun sequence.
CGTAACTATGCACTTTCTACATAAATATTTTCCTTATTTTCCCTAACATTTGGTAATGGTAGTTTGGAGTGGTCAGGAAAGGAGTTGATCAGAGAATATGGGGAAGCAACCGGTGAGAATGAAGGTGGTGGTGTACGCTTTGTCACCGTTCCAGCAGAAGGTGATGATGGGTCTATGGAAAGACTTGCCCACGAAGATCCACCATAAGATCTCTGAGAATTGGCTCAGTGCATTCCTTCTCATCTCTCCTCTTCTTGCCACCTATACGTACTCTCTCTTCTCTCTGCTCTCAgtttcttttcattctttttgaAGTTCATGATCGATTTTCTATGATTAAACCAGACACTAATTAAACTAATCACTAATTAATTTTCATCTCCATTATAGTGAACTTGATACATACCTGGTTTTCTTCTATAGTACATATAGAGAGTAGCTCAATACATATTTAGTATATGGTTTCTTTACATTTGATTTACTACTGTGTTAATAGTAAGTTTTCAATTTTGTGCATGTATTAattgtttatgttttgtttttaatttcttCATGAATGTAAAAAATATGCACAGGTATGCCCAGAATTACAAAGAGAAAGAGAAGTTGGCTCACAGGTACTGAAGAGATGTGAAGTACAGTGGCTTTGGTTCAGTGTCTCTTATGTGAATATAGCTGCAACTATATATGTGTCCCTGCAAaactatattataattatattttgttgTGTTGTATGGCAAGACCAAGATATATATACAAATTAAACTAAAGAAACTCACCTGAGTGTGGATGTTAATTTTGCAATAAATGTGTAGCTTTCCCCTAAGTAAACATGGGATGTTGATGTTCTGCCCTATGCTTTAGTTGATTGAGGGCAGGGCCGGCCTTGAAAAAAAGTAGGTCTAAGacggttttaataaatttaaaaaaaatggatctttttgtatatgtaatttattttatgtaattttaaataaaattaaactaataattttaaataattaggcCGGCTGGGAAGGAAAGGCTGCTGGgccttatttaaattttttttttcttgaacacCAGCTGGGAAGGGGAAAGGCTGCTGGGCGGgccttatttaaattttttttttctttgaacacACTTAAGAGTTTACATGATATTTTTGGGCCCTGGGTAGGGGTGGGCCCTAGGCACGGGCCTAGCCCGCCTATGCCCAGGGCCGGCCCTGATTGaggattatattaatatattggAAAATTTTCAAAGAGATAAGTAATAAAGCTGCTGCTGTGATATAAATTGTTTGGGTAGCTAGGCTGGAATTTAGATGTTTAAATTCAATTTCATGCTAGAATTGATGAGCACAATATAATTCCCAATAACACTCGTTAGTGGTTCAATACAAAAATATCAACAATCTCATAGAATATTGAGGCATATCAAATAGATTTTAAATTAGAAGTTTTTCATTGAATCACGAATGTAGGAGATGATTTAGGGCTCTAAATAACCCGCTAGAGAAGAGCTCTAAAAATGTATGTTGGCTGAAGTGTAATTAGTTATTCCATTATGATCTTAATTGAACAATAAATTTCCTaccatgcatacaaatatatagttatttttacatactattattattaggtcataaataaattttttaacattTCAATCATAAGAGGAGGCCTAAATGCCATTGTGGTATGGCTAAAAGTGATAAATAGTATCACCACTAGGACTAGCTATCAGTTGAGGTTTTGCCGTTGGCCTGCTCATGAACAATTCTATATTACAACATGTTCAAAGGAACTGCACATTGTTGCTCTAGATAGTGGATCACCAAAGAAAGACTTCCCAAACTTGTTCAAgaataagacattaaaaattggGCTTACTTTCTCAGTCAGCATTCCACAAAATATTCTAAGAATAGAGTAAATGTATTCTCATCTGTCGTGATTTCCTAAGACGCACTAAATTTATACCTTAAGACAGAAAAAGATTAAACCACGATTAATGATGCATAATGAATATGATTGCGAGACATTAAAAACGCCTCATCTAATTCACCCACAATTCTCATGCTTTGCTTATTTAATAGCTGGCCAAACTTTTTAAGAGGAAGTAGATTGAACCAGCTCTTTAGGCTTTGTTTGGACCTTGAATTTTAagatagaaaaataataaaattcaaatGATTCCATTCTTTTTTCATGTTTTGATTGAATCAATAAATTACGAGTTCTTTTTCtagaaaaaataaaacttaaatgtagtataattttttaaaatttacaacaattataaatacatacaaaaaaatatatatattaaaaaaaatctcttatcaAATCTGTGGAAAACATTATCCTTCATTTTTGCTTTATAAAATTTTTCCTTTTTAAAATCCAAAATCCAAACAAAGCCTTAATCTTCATACTTTCTTTTTCTAGATAAAATATTGTTACAAAGCATGACATGGTGTCCAAtactattaattaaatttaatattagatTCCACTCATTATGTAACGcactggttaccccagaacagttacggtgaaccggaaatttgacccgctactcgagtcctttggttaaaaacgtgatctaagtgtcattaacaggttaaggtgtaaaaccagtaaaaaggaaatggcacttttcattaagtaaataaactgctcatgagcctttttaaaatgtttacaagtagttcatgttacaaaagagttgctacagttcatatatacaatccccgccggcctaagcggcaaaaatagggtaaacccctagtccctctgagaactccttgaccgtggcgatcaagcggccctgtatgtacattacatcgcccaagctctccactcaaggctggtcaagcttttcctttcctttacctgcaccacatagcacccatgagccaaggcccagcaagaaaatataataaaacatgatataatatcaacaacgatcacaataaccattcaggactatcagtccaacaaataggtgacaatagctaaaagtcacaataatgagcaccgctccctctagccatgtgacgatagggtcaccagggcttaactgagaaatgaatctttcataagttgtttaggacaggtgtatggtgattggtcaccaacataaccttcctcacgactctagagtcgaaactatggacaacgtcccttagccttgtgacaaacagtcaccggggtcatataccttggctataatcatctggtcgtagaccaggcaagcgcttataagttcctcgaccctagggtcggtctggcattaatgctatagagccattcaatgcatgattctcgactttagagtcggtccctgactagtcagtgtctcaaacaggtaaacaacgttcaacagcatttaatatgcaatccatgtccacatatatcaaccaacatgcctcaagtattaaaccacgcatgtcatatacctatgcagggtgcaactgtactcagacaccgttttcttacctctggttcgagtgagaataattatatgaacgaccccttagaacgatcaacctttaaatttctcgacggtcacctggtcataaccaaaatataggattcatcaataaaaatgataactgagggttcccaaaccaaaactcagcccccgagacctcaagtactacccaaccgggtactaggtccaaccccgaggcctatggtttgaatccctaagctaaaaaccactttttagcaagtttagccttatgggccgcggcccccaaaagctgtgccgcggcacgcccccaaacaAAGAGGCCCCCATCTGCCAGTcgcgcatgggccgcggcacgcaaaagctatgccgcggcacccagcccagttcagcaaCTAGCCCATGCACAAACCAGATTTTCCCCCTGTGCGTTTTTCTCTCAAACCAGcctctcaaaccatcataaaaccttctccaaacatgtaattaaacccccaaataacaaccttagctcactcacattaaaccccaatcaaaacaacataaaaactccctttaatcctcactccccacatcaaaaGCCATGAACTAAAAACTAtaagcaaaacagagcatcagttgaaattaatggccaaaactcaccttgagactAGCTTTAAGCCTCCCTCACAGGCTaacacaagtgctccaacccagccttaagttcctctagcttgaattaccaccaagaacacaaaactctcaaagaaggcaatggagaagatgaagctatgggaaggtacgggaagagaagatagagcctctgttttgttctgttttattctacagccttcagccatttaaaacaagtatatccacccctaaaatgaccaaaatgcccttataccaTCCAAAGCCTCCTAAAccaacccaagggcaaaattggtacttctagcttaacccgttaattataattaacacttcccaattcccgctaatctcaaaatcctcaaacactaataattcacatcctgttaccctaaaatccccggtaacgctatagtcattaataacaccccgagactcaccccgagccccgaactcaaacttgttatgaccaaaccaataaatcatgttcaaagatcgtctcatgtcggaaaactcgaaccaatccacattataatgtggtctcacaatatatcattatcacgcaaacaaatattcaagtataccctcaacgggccaaattaccaaaatacccctataggcaaatgtggactcacatgcatgcatttagcatcatattataatataactctcataagcatgcataaacacatttaatggcatacttaaatagttatggccgtcccggcctactaatccagccattaaccataatagaaaatccggggcattacacattataataaaattattaaattaattaaatttaattgcTCATAATATACCCTCATCAAATAGTATTACATACATTTGGACCAACCAATGACTAAAATGAATCAAGATTTCTAGTCAAATTAGTATATCTTATACTATGTCAAATCAATTTAATTTTGACACATGATACGTTGCTTACTAACCAAGTGTGATGTTTCTCCAAATTTGCCGCAATATATTAAAGGACGAGATGAAAGTAAGTTAATAAATTACTACTTTCATTGCAAACAAATTCTTTCATTCAaatattttgatatatatttGATAAAAATATGAAGTGAAATAAATTACACAAAACTCTCATAAATTACATTAAAAATATTTCTGTTTTGAAATCAAATAATTCGgaaattttctaaaataatatCAATGATGGAACGTTATTTTTTTGTGTGTATAAAGAGACAAATTTAACATTTCTATGCtcatgatattttatttttagaaaaattataCCAGGATAAACTAATACTAAAGTAAATAAAGAATtaacatattaaaaaatattttcacgattaatatttttttttaaaataatatactaTTTTTTATAATACAAatatcttataattttttttaacaacttATTTTCAACTTCCTCTTCGTATTcgatcttctcttcttctctaccTCTCTCTTTTTCTTTGTCATCGGATATGTCACCATAAAGTAATCAAACAAAAAGACAAGTTTTAAAATATAACCAAATTAAGAAATATTCTTATATTGTTATTGCTTCTATGTTAATGAGTTATTTCAATCTAAAAATTCacttaaaaaactaattaaaataataatacacGTTTTACACAATAACTAAAATATTAAAGCACTAAAATATAACAAAAAGAATAAGTACATATATGCATCTGGTCAGTTCTTTTTAATTCTCAAAGTTACTAGAAAGTAACCAAAATAAGTAAGATACTATTTAAaagttattaaaaaaatactcaaaataaTAAGTTATCTAAGTTGTGTTTTAGTTTGTAACCAATAAGTAATCAAATAAATACGAAAAGTTTCAAAAATAACATAATTTACGAAAAAATGTtagttttttatataaaaattggcatatttgatatttattttttaaagttgatatttttgtaattatcttATATATAGGTAAACATTTGAATTTGATGAAAcat
It includes:
- the LOC133822129 gene encoding cytochrome b-c1 complex subunit 8-2, mitochondrial-like gives rise to the protein MGKQPVRMKVVVYALSPFQQKVMMGLWKDLPTKIHHKISENWLSAFLLISPLLATYTYAQNYKEKEKLAHRY